One Kiritimatiellia bacterium genomic window carries:
- a CDS encoding methyltransferase yields MKSDKELYRQLRGLPRDRLWADEVPRFNSASPRERMARVAVIRAVGAAFASSGTAAQRAEVRSWLAGLLRDPHEKIRRYAMTALPKLGAGPGEEAELLALLRTAEGDRERKYLGRSLDKIGGRATLEAVKAARGLLPQTEQKVRARVARRQGPSTIRMDHLFSRFEGLRIHLRCRRGLEEIVRDEAAERLVAAGRFRGIELRRGLVAITPSAPFSLADLYALRCFSTVNFVLGAAPADDVEALASAIASPMARRLFDAFTDGAPRYRLEFVSRGHQRGAVRLVANRAYALCPEILNDPRGAPWAVDIHPHGRGRSVELRPRLAPDPRFFYRRADVAAASHPPLAACLARLAGRAEGEIVWDPFCGSGLELIERALRGGVRQVYGTDMSLEALAIARDNFAAAKLESIPARFTCCDFRESSEVEWLGPGSVTLIITNPPMGRRIRIPDMRGFFGDFFRVAARALKPGGRLVFVNPLRLGPEGTSLQLQSRQTVDLGGFDGRLEVYRKIGRSPAATSSA; encoded by the coding sequence ATGAAATCCGACAAGGAGCTCTACCGGCAACTGCGCGGCCTGCCGCGCGACCGGTTGTGGGCGGACGAGGTGCCGCGGTTCAACAGCGCTTCGCCCCGGGAGCGGATGGCCCGGGTGGCGGTGATTCGCGCCGTGGGCGCCGCGTTTGCGTCGTCCGGCACGGCGGCGCAGCGGGCCGAAGTACGATCATGGCTGGCGGGACTGCTGCGCGACCCGCACGAGAAGATACGCCGCTACGCCATGACCGCCCTGCCCAAACTCGGCGCCGGGCCGGGCGAGGAGGCGGAACTGCTCGCGCTGCTACGGACGGCGGAAGGCGACCGCGAGCGGAAATACCTGGGCCGGTCGCTGGATAAAATCGGCGGGCGGGCCACGCTGGAGGCCGTGAAGGCGGCCCGGGGTTTGCTCCCGCAGACCGAGCAGAAGGTCAGGGCCCGCGTCGCGCGCCGGCAAGGCCCCAGTACCATCCGAATGGATCACCTATTTTCCCGGTTCGAGGGATTGCGAATCCACCTGCGCTGCCGGCGCGGGCTGGAAGAGATCGTCCGGGACGAAGCCGCAGAGCGACTGGTGGCGGCCGGCCGATTTCGCGGCATCGAACTTCGGCGCGGCCTGGTGGCGATCACGCCTTCGGCGCCGTTTTCCCTGGCCGACCTGTACGCGCTGCGCTGTTTCAGTACCGTCAACTTCGTCCTGGGCGCCGCTCCCGCGGACGACGTCGAGGCGCTGGCGTCGGCCATCGCGTCGCCCATGGCACGGAGGTTGTTTGACGCTTTCACGGACGGCGCGCCGCGTTACCGCCTGGAGTTTGTTTCCAGGGGCCACCAGCGGGGGGCGGTGCGGCTCGTGGCGAACCGGGCCTATGCGCTGTGCCCGGAAATCCTGAACGACCCCCGGGGCGCCCCGTGGGCGGTGGATATCCACCCGCACGGGCGCGGCCGCTCCGTGGAGTTGCGGCCGCGGCTGGCGCCCGATCCGCGGTTTTTCTATCGCCGGGCCGACGTGGCCGCCGCGTCGCACCCGCCGCTGGCGGCGTGCCTGGCGCGCCTGGCGGGCCGGGCCGAGGGGGAGATCGTCTGGGATCCCTTCTGCGGCTCGGGGCTGGAATTGATCGAGCGGGCGCTGCGGGGCGGCGTGCGGCAGGTGTACGGGACGGATATGAGCCTGGAGGCCTTGGCCATCGCCCGGGATAATTTTGCCGCGGCGAAATTGGAGTCCATTCCCGCGCGGTTCACCTGTTGCGACTTCCGCGAATCTTCGGAGGTCGAGTGGCTGGGCCCGGGGAGCGTCACGCTCATCATCACGAACCCGCCCATGGGCCGACGGATACGCATCCCGGACATGCGCGGATTCTTCGGGGACTTCTTCCGCGTCGCCGCGCGGGCGTTGAAGCCCGGCGGCCGGCTTGTTTTCGTCAACCCGTTGCGCCTCGGGCCCGAGGGAACTTCCCTCCAACTGCAATCCCGGCAAACGGTGGACCTGGGTGGGTTCGACGGCCGGCTGGAAGTGTACCGGAAGATCGGGCGGAGCCCGGCCGCTACTTCTTCAGCTTGA
- a CDS encoding glycoside hydrolase family 127 protein, protein MKNTSTPGGRASPRAVSPRAGKHVRYFGIFRELDLASIRPSGWLRRWLERQRDGLTGHLDHAGYPFDTRGWRDDPIRRDGRALRSWWPYEQTAYWIDGMARLGALLGDNELLRKAFRQLDHVLDRPDADGYLGPAVLKKNTKEGRCERWPHAVLFRAVMGGTPAAKQSAVLRKLTRHYLSSTEAFHVWRNVCNVEIMLWVYGRTGNPRLLDLARKTLAGFNRRHPSAAAGLRNMLSRAPARDHGVNYCEISKLPAILFLHTGNQRALRASLNAWRKLARDHVLPDGVPSSTEHLHGRAAHAGHETCVIADAAWSLGYLLMATGDASYADWIENTVFNAAPGATLPDFKALQYFSSPNQVVADASANHHEHGFGWAHKSYRPNPATECCPGNVTRIGPNFAARMWMERPGRGLAATFYGPSVVTFRGVTISEETDYPFGEKIGFAVRTPRPALFSLSLRVPGWCRRARLQINGAPFAGALKRGTFVEVRRTFRDGDRLELELPMDVRLERQPGGGVCVRRGPLLFALPIPARRRRDRRDKRSSDEFPAWNLRPAGPWNYALPKVSKHWKNMEVIFPMIGKNRQKISNDWKKSGKFFQCLENPWAEPPVALRVPAVRVPGWRARRLTVLRDKWHGTRRGDFLMTPPLPAAGTLAHASRKVEWITLVPYGCTQLRIAIFPAS, encoded by the coding sequence ATGAAGAACACTTCAACTCCTGGAGGGCGAGCGTCCCCGCGAGCCGTATCCCCGCGGGCCGGAAAACACGTCCGCTATTTCGGCATTTTCCGGGAACTCGATCTTGCCTCGATTCGTCCGTCCGGCTGGCTTCGCCGCTGGCTCGAGCGCCAGCGCGACGGCCTGACTGGCCACCTCGATCACGCGGGCTACCCGTTCGACACCCGGGGCTGGCGGGACGATCCCATTCGCCGGGACGGCCGGGCCCTCCGTTCCTGGTGGCCCTACGAGCAGACCGCTTATTGGATCGACGGCATGGCCCGCCTCGGCGCTTTGCTGGGCGACAACGAACTGCTGCGCAAGGCCTTCCGCCAACTCGATCATGTTCTTGATCGCCCTGATGCCGATGGATATCTCGGCCCTGCTGTTCTAAAAAAGAACACAAAAGAGGGGAGATGTGAGCGCTGGCCGCATGCCGTGCTCTTTCGCGCGGTCATGGGCGGAACGCCCGCCGCGAAGCAGTCCGCGGTCCTGCGCAAGCTGACGCGGCACTATCTTTCCAGCACGGAGGCCTTTCACGTCTGGCGCAACGTGTGCAACGTCGAAATCATGCTCTGGGTGTACGGCCGGACCGGAAACCCTCGCCTGCTGGACCTCGCCCGGAAAACGCTCGCCGGCTTCAATCGCCGGCACCCCTCGGCGGCCGCCGGCCTTCGGAACATGCTCTCCCGCGCGCCCGCGCGGGACCATGGCGTGAACTACTGCGAGATCTCGAAGCTGCCCGCCATTCTCTTCCTGCACACGGGCAACCAAAGGGCCCTGCGCGCCTCGCTCAACGCCTGGCGCAAGCTCGCCCGCGATCACGTCCTGCCCGACGGCGTGCCGAGTTCAACCGAGCACCTCCACGGCCGCGCCGCGCACGCGGGCCACGAGACCTGTGTCATCGCCGACGCCGCCTGGAGCCTGGGCTACCTCCTCATGGCCACCGGCGACGCCTCGTACGCCGACTGGATCGAGAACACCGTCTTCAACGCCGCGCCCGGCGCGACGCTGCCGGACTTCAAGGCCCTCCAGTATTTCTCCAGCCCCAACCAGGTCGTCGCCGACGCGAGTGCCAATCACCACGAGCACGGGTTCGGCTGGGCCCACAAGTCCTACCGGCCCAACCCGGCCACCGAGTGCTGCCCGGGCAACGTGACGCGCATCGGCCCGAATTTCGCCGCGAGGATGTGGATGGAGCGGCCCGGCCGCGGCCTCGCCGCGACGTTCTATGGGCCCTCGGTCGTCACGTTCCGCGGCGTAACCATTTCCGAGGAAACAGATTATCCATTCGGAGAGAAGATCGGCTTCGCCGTCCGCACACCCCGGCCCGCGCTTTTTTCCCTGTCCCTCCGTGTCCCCGGCTGGTGCCGCCGCGCGCGGCTGCAAATCAACGGGGCGCCTTTCGCGGGCGCGCTGAAGCGCGGGACGTTCGTCGAGGTGCGGCGGACGTTCCGCGACGGCGACCGGCTGGAACTGGAACTGCCGATGGACGTCCGGCTCGAGCGCCAGCCCGGCGGCGGGGTCTGCGTGCGGCGCGGACCGCTGCTCTTCGCCCTGCCCATCCCGGCCCGCCGCCGGCGCGACCGGCGGGACAAGCGGTCCAGCGACGAGTTCCCGGCGTGGAATCTCCGGCCCGCGGGCCCCTGGAATTACGCCCTGCCGAAAGTTTCCAAACATTGGAAAAACATGGAGGTGATTTTTCCAATGATTGGAAAAAATCGCCAAAAAATTTCCAATGATTGGAAAAAATCCGGGAAATTTTTCCAATGTTTGGAAAATCCGTGGGCCGAGCCGCCGGTCGCGCTGCGCGTCCCCGCCGTCCGCGTCCCCGGCTGGCGCGCGCGCCGCCTGACGGTGCTGCGCGACAAGTGGCACGGCACGCGGCGCGGCGATTTCCTGATGACGCCGCCGCTGCCGGCGGCGGGTACGCTGGCCCACGCGTCGCGGAAGGTGGAATGGATCACGCTGGTCCCGTACGGCTGCACGCAACTCCGGATCGCGATTTTCCCCGCGTCATGA